GAGCCCTGCTATTTATCATTATGGACAATTAGGTCAAACAGTCCCCGGTGGTCATGGATATGGAGCAGTACATGGATACGCAATGCCAAGTCCTCAGATCGTGCAGTTTGGTGGACCTAATGTCAACCCGTTAACATCTTCTCCAATGCCTACTATTCAGGCACCCTATCCTTCAGGTATTTTGCGTCGTATGCATATACTCCGTGCTGTTATTATATGAAGATCACTCTTGATTGCAACATCGCGTAATATGAGTTTTGACTTGTCTTTTtaggtatttttctttgaatttgtatttttattgtCATCAATTGGATCTTTTTTGTGTAATTGTGTAGTCTTTTCTGGATTCTCCTTCAGTTTGGTCCTTCGGTCTTTTTCTCGAggccattttttttgtttcttcatttatttttcagcAATGCCTTATCTTAAAAATCTAGAGGAAGTGTGTTCGTCAATTCGTGTTCAATCATTGCATTGACTTAGTTATGTGATGAACAACAGGACAAGGGTCCATGCGGGTCAATGAGGAGAATAAGTTTGTTTTACTATAGAACAAAGAAGATATAATGTATCGAGACGTCTTCGTTGTTTGATACTATTTAGGTCACATTTCTGTATGTTTTACTTGTACCGTGTTCTTGATCATCTGAAGAggaataaaggaaaatgaaaataatatgcTTTTGCATGTTCGATATGCTTGATTAGGAAAAtgtgtttgtttatttcatCAGGGATCCCAGCACCTGTTGCAGCACAACCACAGTTCATTGTCCATTCTCCTTCTCAGTTTGTACAAGGTAGCAGTTCTGACCAGACATCTGGGTGAGGAGTTGATCAGGTAAACTCCAAATTTTGCtgttaatatttgaaattgcCCTTCCTATCTTTATCACCAACAGTCTCTTACGGCCTACAATTTGACTACGTTCATAGGTATCAATAGATTGCAGCAGGACTTAGAGCAGCGGAACTGCTACTTGTGTGGCAGGCTTCGGATCTAGCCTTGCAAATAATTTATCATGCATTCTAGAGGTAGTCTTATGCTCGCTGCATCGgtttttcaacaattttcatATGTGGTCAGGATAACAACTATTTGAAAAGCATGTGGTAAAATCTTTGCTGTCATATCTTATTTCATATAGGATTATAGCAGAATGGTATGGTGAGTTCTGGAatatgagcccatgacatcggGAACAACTAATCTGTGGGGGGTTTAAGGTTGTTAGAAttgatgatgtgtttggaTACTCATAGGGGAACGTGTGTGTAGGATGTCTAAACCGTGTAAACTGCCATGAATTGGCCTAATGGTCGATAAAGattatgtaaataataaagGGTTCGGAGGGAATAGGTTCAAGACATTGGTGGCAACTTCGCATATAAATATCTTTGACTACTAAATGTAATAGGGTCGGGCAGTTGTCTCGTGAGAATAGTCTTAGGTGCATCTTTCATTTCCACTTGCATTCGATTTTAAAAGTTCTCTTACTTAACTGCAGTTCACAGTCATGCTCACCAGAGAAGTCGGATGGTGTCGAGTCGCTCCAATTGGTGGAGAAAGCATATGGAAGAGGTGCAGGGCTGCTCTTTCTCTAATACCTTTGTTCTTCCCCAGTGTTTATAAACTCTTATACACTGCCAATGCTCTGGAGAGCGGCAGGTCGTCATGGATTAATTGATGGGTGCTCAAATCGGTTTTAAGCATCCATTTAGGAATAAAAACGTGTAAAAAAGAAGTCGAAAATAGAATCAACATATGATTCTTTTATAGTGAACTCCCAGCATTTTGGGTGTTGTATAGGAAGTGTGTCTCTGGTGGCTTTATGTGGTCATGGGtctatcatcatcatcatcatcatcttggTACTCATATATGATATCCTTTAAGTTCATGTGCATATTAGTTGGGATTTCTTTTGAGACCTGACTCACTGACTGACTTCATAACAACGAAGCAGCTTCAGGTTCTATCAGGAAAAGATCAAATTGCTGATTTTTCGTTTTAATATCCATCCATCCCGCACTGCCATATGTCGGATTGGGATTGGCTGCATCTGCCTGCATCAGAGGATGTAAAGTTTCtagttcttcttccttcacaATGTTTAGAACATTCTGTTTATTCATTGTGTTTGTTGTGGgatcatcatttttttctttgttctttttccccTAAAGGGGATTTGTCGATGGATTCGAAACATTGGATGGAAGCGTTAGGATTTATCGAACCGTTATTGTGATATGATGCCATGTTAGGTCCATAGAAATGACTTCTTTGGTGCAATGTTTTGGCATTGCTCTTGGCTTTTCATGGCGATTCGTTCTTTAATCATTCTTTTTCGTCTGTGATTCGTTAGTCTGTTCTTCTTAGCACTAAATGATGAGTTTTTTGAGCTGATTTTACTATGAATTGATGTTTTTAGGCTTTGTTTCTAAGTTACTTCTTTGTGAATTTTTGTTGAGTTTCTGAAGTGTTATCGACATTATTATATTGTCGTTGATTATTATGATATCGATACTCTTTAAGGGGCCGTTTGGATGAGGAACGAAGAACGAGTAACGAGTAACAATGATCTATCTCTTGTTtggaacaattttatttaCCTCCAAAAGATGTGGGTTTTTTGGattgatattttgtttcatatattcatttttcaataattataatggaTTGTTTATTatccattaatttatttctgttagaaattaattttaattaattcattgaattatgtgctaaatcatttttatggatttgttaataatttatcataattatataaGATCGTGGGTTTTTTGTATGGTCTactttaagaaaaatgttaaattatgtttattataaatttattaatgaatgaagattaaattagttgaactattttaataattaaattaattaacaacAATAactatctaaaattaattaatctagTATTCGGATTTGtcattatcaaacaaaaataggACTCCTTGCGAGCACTGTTTCTATCTACTATTATCTCAAACGGGCACTGTTTCTATCTACTATTATCTCAAACGGACACTGTTTCTATCTACTATTATCTCAAACGGACACTGTTTCTATCTACTATTATCTCAAACGGTTTCTATCTACTATTATCTCAAACGGACACTGTTTCTATCTACTATTATCTCAAACGGGCACTGTTTCTATCTACTATTATCTCAAANNNNNNNNNNNNNNNNNNNNNNNNNNNNNNNNNNNNNNNNNNNNNNNNNNNNNNNNNNNNNNNNNNNNNNNNNNNNNNNNNNNNNNNNNNNNNNNNNNNNNNNNNNNNNNNNNNNNNNNNNNNNNNNNNNNNNNNNNNNNNNNNNNNNNNNNNNNNNNNNNNNNNNNNNNNNNNNNNNNNNNNNNNNNNNNNNNNNNNNNNNNNNNNNNNNNNNNNNNNNNNNNNNNNNAAACGtgtgaaattataaaattatagaagATCTCCTTTAAGATCAAGTTATTAATGACGGGACCAGACCAAGAAATAACACCTCACGTGcgaaattataattatagaaGATCTCCTTTAAGATCAAACACAGCTCCTCTCTTCTCAAGAATCTATACATCCCTTATTAGTATATGGACAGCTATTCTCGAGCACAGGTTTAGGTTCGGCCtcaatggaaaaataaaacgGAGCCCTAACAATATATCTTTGCAAACCAAGAACTACAAGATCGCCCCTCTCATTCTGGAGTGACGGTAGGCTCGTATCAACGTGGGAACAAATAACGTTATGTATATAACGATTTTATGATTGACAGAAAAGTGACATCTCAATAGCTTTACCTTTTGACAATGGCTTCCCGACCTGtaaattcaaatgaataaaGTAATGAAGAAGATACCTACACAAAATTTTCCATATTACCCTCATCTGCAACCATCTCAACCTCCAACTAACCCTACTACATGGGGGGCAGACATGACATTTCAccatggaaaaaaaaacattcttacTTTGCTTTAAAGCCAAGAAGAGAAGTTGATGCAAAGTTGGAGGGTTTATTCCCacaaacattttcctttttgacaGAAAACTCTCCCTTTTACCTACTGTTCTCTCTCACCACAAACATTCAACAttgttgttcttgtcttgGTTTTGTGGTTGAATGAGCTGAAAGTTATGGGTtcatagtcaaaagtgaccaAGTTTCAGAATGGCATTTCTTGTAGCAGGAGTATTAATTAAGCTTCTGCAGAGTATGAACACCAATGTGNTCACGTGCGAAATTATAGAAGATCTCCTTTAAGATCAAACACCTCACTTCAGCTCCTCTCTTCTCGAGAATCTATACATCCCTTATTAGTATATGGACAGCTATTCTCGAGCACAGGTTTGGGTTCGGCctcaatagaaaaataaaacggAGCCCTAACAATATATCTTTGCAGATCAAGAACTACAAGATCGCCCCTTTCATTCTGGGGCGACAGTGGGCTCGTATCAACATGGGAACAAATAACGTTAtgtatttagattttatgaTTGACAGAAAAGTGACATCTCAATAGCTTTACCTTTTGACAATGGCTTCCCGACCTGtaaattcaaatgaataaaGTAATGAAGAAGATACCTACACAAAATTTTCCATATTACCCTCATCTGCAACCATCTCAACCTCCAACTAACCCTACTACATGGGGGGCAGACATGACATTTCAccatggaaaaaaaaacattcttacTTTGCTTTAAAGCCAAGAAGAGAAGTTGATGCAAAGTTGGAGGGTTTATTCCCacaaacattttcctttttgacaGAAAACTCTCCCTTTTACCTACTGTTCTCTCTCACCACAAACATTCAACAttgttgttcttgtcttgGTTTTGTGGTTGAATGAGCTGAAAGTTATGGGTtcatagtcaaaagtgaccaAGTTTCAGAATGGCATTTCTTGTAGCAGGAGTATTAATTAAGCTTCTGCAGAGTATGAACACCAATGTGAAGGTCAGAGGAGAGCATAGATCAGTGCTATTACAACTTATCAGTATTGTACCTGCTTTAAATGGTTCAGAATTGTGGCCTAATCAAGGCTTCTTTCTAAAAGTTTCAGATTCTTCACATTCTACTTATGTCTCATTGTCCAAGCAAGATCATGAGTTGATCTTGAACAACATCTTACAACTAGGCCAATTCTTCTATGTTGATAAGATGGAAGCTGGAACTCCAGTTCCAGTTCTTGTTGGGATTCGACCGGTTCCTGGACGACAACCTTTCGTTGGGACTCCGAAGGATCTTATGCAAATGATGGAGCCATCAGTGAGCCTAGTCCAAGATTAtcaggaaggaaagagtggaGGTAAATCGAATGAGAGAATGAGacataaattcatgatcaaaGAGGAGAAGATAAACGTTTCGTCGCGGTATATGCAAGGTGTTTCGTCGTTGAATTCTAGAAGTGGTCAGGTACAAGTATATATCACACTAACCATGACATTCATTTTAGGCTCAATCTAAGAATTAGAATAATaatgtaacggcctaagctTCCTAcgggtagatattgtcctctttggattttatctttcgggcttcccctcaaggtttttaaaatacatctgGTAGGGAAAGATTTCCCACACCTTTGTAAACgatggtgtttcgttctcctccccaaccgatgtgggatatcacaattcacccctctttggggccagcgtcctcgctgacactcattcctttctccaatcgatgttagacccccaccaaatccaccccccttcgaggcccagcgtccttgttggcacatcgcctcatgtccaccccccttcgaggctcagtcttctcactagcacatcaCACAgtatctggctttgataccatttctaacggtccaaacccaccgctatcagatattatcctctttgggctttacctttcaggtttcccctcaaagtttttaaaacgcgtctactagggagaggtttccacactcttgtaaagggtgttttgttctcctctctaaccgatgttggatctcacaaataaCTTCAGTCCCATTTTTTCGGTTTAAAGAATGAACTAAAAATGTGATTAGAACACCATCTTACTTGGTTGATGTGCTTTACTGATAGGTGCAAGCAGTAAACCTGCAAAGCCGGCTTGATGAGGCTTCTTCAAAGGCAGAAGCCCTTCAGTTCAGTGTCAAGGAGGCTGCTGCATCGTCTAAGAACATTCCTGCAAAAGGCACTTCAAACAAACAGGAAACTTCTAATGCAAATCGCTTACCTTACAGAAAAGATAAAACTCATTCATCAGAGACTGTCAAAGTATTATGCATTTCCTTCTCTCattccttttctcttctctttccatGTTCTTAGCCTTTCCATTTCTGTGtgaacttttgatttttcaagaGGATTCTTAGAAGGAAAAACATAGCTTCTATGGTAGCAATGGAAGCTCAAAAAGAGGCAATGGCTGCAGCATCCTTGGCCAAATGTCTCAGGTAAGTTTTCAGGATATAAATTTGAGTCCATTTCTTACAAGGTAATCTTATTTCCATCATGTTTTTTTCAGTGTGTTTGCTGATCTGTGTTCATCAGCCTCACCTAAGAATCCCCAACTCCCTCTCACCAAATTCTTCACACTGCAGCAGCTAATCTCCGAAGCGAATTCGAACGATGCAGTGAAGGAAAACTCACTTCTTTTGACTATGAACTCATCTCTACCAGAAGCAAATAAGTCCACAAAAGTTTCCTCTTTATTCCTGTCAAAGAGTGCTTCACCAAAGTCTGCAAAGGCAGCTATTGAATTAAGAGAGGATGAAAAACAAGANTCAAATGAATAAAGTAATGAAGAAGATACCTACACAAAATTTCCATATTACCCTCATCTGCAACCATCTCAACCTCCAACTAACCCTACTACATGGGGGGCAAACATGACATTTCAccatggaaaaaaaaacattcttacTTTGCTTTAAAGCCAAGAAGAGAAGTTGATGCAAAGTTGGAGGGTTTATTCCCacaaacattttcctttttgacaGAAAACTCTCCCTTTTACCTACTGTTCTCTCTCACCACAAACATTCAACAttgttgttcttgtcttgGTTTTGTGGTTGAATGAGCTGAAAGTTATGGGTtcatagtcaaaagtgaccaAGTTTCAGAATGGCATTTCTTGTAGCAGGAGTATTAATTAAGCTTCTGCAGAGTATGAACACCAATGTGAAGGTCAGAGGAGAGCATAGATCAGTGCTATTACAACTTATCAGTATTGTACCTGCTTTAAATGGTTCAGAATTGTGGCCTAATCAAGGCTTCTTTCTAAAAGTTTCAGATTCTTCACATTCTACTTATGTCTCATTGTCCAAGCAAGATCATGAGTTGATCTTGAACAACATCTTACAACTAGGCCAATTCTTCTATGTTGATAAGATGGAAGCTGGAACTCCAGTTCCAGTTCTTGTTGGGATTCGACCGGTTCCTGGACGACAACCTTTCGTTGGGACTCCGAAGGATCTTATGCAAATGATGGAGCCATCAGTGAGCCTAGTCCAAGATTAtcaggaaggaaagagtggaGGTAAATCGAATGAGAGAATGAGacataaattcatgatcaaaGAGGAGAAGATAAACGTTTCGTCGCGGTATATGCAAGGTGTTTCGTCGTTGAATTCTAGAAGTGGTCAGGTACAAGTATATATCACACTAACCATGACATTCATTTTAGGCTCAATCTAAGAATTAGAATAATaatgtaacggcctaagctTCCTAcgggtagatattgtcctctttggattttatctttcgggcttcccctcaaggtttttaaaatacatctgGTAGGGAAAGATTTCCCACACCTTTGTAAACgatggtgtttcgttctcctccccaaccgatgtgggatatcacaattcacccctctttggggccagcgtcctcgctgacactcattcctttctccaatcgatgttagacccccaccaaatccaccccccttcgaggcccagcgtccttgttggcacatcgcctcatgtccaccccccttcgaggctcagtcttctcactagcacatcaCACAgtatctggctttgataccatttctaacggtccaaacccaccgctatcagatattatcctctttgggctttacctttcaggtttcccctcaaagtttttaaaacgcgtctactagggagaggtttccacactcttgtaaagggtgttttgttctcctctctaaccgatgttggatctcacaaataaCTTCAGTCCCATTTTTTCGGTTTAAAGAATGAACTAAAAATGTGATTAGAACACCATCTTACTTGGTTGATGTGCTTTACTGATAGGTGCAAGCAGTAAACCTGCAAAGCCGGCTTGATGAGGCTTCTTCAAAGGCAGAAGCCCTTCAGTTCAGTGTCAAGGAGGCTGCTGCATCGTCTAAGAACATTCCTGCAAAAGGCACTTCAAACAAACAGGAAACTTCTAATGCAAATCGCTTACCTTACAGAAAAGATAAAACTCATTCATCAGAGACTGTCAAAGTATTATGCATTTCCTTCTCTCattccttttctcttctctttccatGTTCTTAGCCTTTCCATTTCTGTGtgaacttttgatttttcaagaGGATTCTTAGAAGGAAAAACATAGCTTCTATGGTAGCAATGGAAGCTCAAAAAGAGGCAATGGCTGCAGCATCCTTGGCCAAATGTCTCAGGTAAGTTTTCAGGATATAAATTTGAGTCCATTTCTTACAAGGTAATCTTATTTCCATCATGTTTTTTTCAGTGTGTTTGCTGATCTGTGTTCATCAGCCTCACCTAAGAATCCCCAACTCCCTCTCACCAAATTCTTCACACTGCAGCAGCTAATCTCCGAAGCGAATTCGAACGATGCAGTGAAGGAAAACTCACTTCTTTTGACTATGAACTCATCTCTACCAGAAGCAAATAAGTCCACAAAAGTTTCCTCTTTATTCCTGTCAAAGAGTGCTTCACCAAAGTCTGCAAAGGCAGCTATTGAATTAAGAGAGgatgaaaaacaagaatggGCCAGAGGAGATGGTGCAAAGGAGATCAAATTACTAAGAGATGTTTTGCTGAAGGAATCAACATCATggtttttgaatttcttggaGGAAGCATTGGATGCCGGGTTTCGTGTCGGAAAACAGGACAAGAAGGGTCGGAACAATGCAGGGCAACAAACGGAGTCGGGCAACCATATTGCTGTTGCCTTATCACAGCTCAAGCAAGCCAATGAATGGTTGGAGAAGTTAAAAGGAAATTTGAGTTCAGGAGATAATGACTCAAGGGAAACCATTGACAGGATAAAGCAGAAAGTCTATTCCTGTTTGCTTGTACATGTGGAGTCTGCTGCATCAGTTCTAGAGAATAGATTTGACCGTTGTTAATCCAGAACAGCAAATTCAAACTCTGTAAATTGTATGATACAATAAATTATCAGGAGTTTGGTCATTCTTATCGATAACAGGTCAACATATAGATGGTTAACACACTTCAGTCCTCTACATTCTAACTCAGCATGCAgataaattaaacatatacTAAATCCCATCAGAAGTGTTCAAAGTTCAAACAATCTAATGagagtgagatcccacatcggttggggaggagaatgaaacattctttatagggctgtggaaacctctccctagtagacgtattttaaaaaccttgagaagaagcccgaaagagaaagcccaaagaggacaatatcttctcgtagtgagtttgggctgttacaaatggtatagaaccagcactgggcgatgtgccaacgaggaggttgagccccgaaggggtgtGGATTAGGGGG
The nucleotide sequence above comes from Cucurbita pepo subsp. pepo cultivar mu-cu-16 chromosome LG11, ASM280686v2, whole genome shotgun sequence. Encoded proteins:
- the LOC111805541 gene encoding uncharacterized protein LOC111805541; its protein translation is MAFLVAGVLIKLLQSMNTNVKVRGEHRSVLLQLISIVPALNGSELWPNQGFFLKVSDSSHSTYVSLSKQDHELILNNILQLGQFFYVDKMEAGTPVPVLVGIRPVPGRQPFVGTPKDLMQMMEPSVSLVQDYQEGKSGGKSNERMRHKFMIKEEKINVSSRYMQGVSSLNSRSGQVQAVNLQSRLDEASSKAEALQFSVKEAAASSKNIPAKGTSNKQETSNANRLPYRKDKTHSSETVKRILRRKNIASMVAMEAQKEAMAAASLAKCLSVFADLCSSASPKNPQLPLTKFFTLQQLISEANSNDAVKENSLLLTMNSSLPEANKSTKVSSLFLSKSASPKSAKAAIELREDEKQXSPSFRMAFLVAGVLIKLLQSMNTNVKVRGEHRSVLLQLISIVPALNGSELWPNQGFFLKVSDSSHSTYVSLSKQDHELILNNILQLGQFFYVDKMEAGTPVPVLVGIRPVPGRQPFVGTPKDLMQMMEPSVSLVQDYQEGKSGGKSNERMRHKFMIKEEKINVSSRYMQGVSSLNSRSGQVQAVNLQSRLDEASSKAEALQFSVKEAAASSKNIPAKGTSNKQETSNANRLPYRKDKTHSSETVKRILRRKNIASMVAMEAQKEAMAAASLAKCLSVFADLCSSASPKNPQLPLTKFFTLQQLISEANSNDAVKENSLLLTMNSSLPEANKSTKVSSLFLSKSASPKSAKAAIELREDEKQEWARGDGAKEIKLLRDVLLKESTSWFLNFLEEALDAGFRVGKQDKKGRNNAGQQTESGNHIAVALSQLKQANEWLEKLKGNLSSGDNDSRETIDRIKQKVYSCLLVHVESAASVLENRFDRC